The genome window TGTGGGCTGGGTGATATAACCAAATTTTGTCATTAATCTTGAACACAGGAACCTTCGCTCGTTTGTCATATTGCTGTTTTTGCTGAGCTTGAGCATTGGTTAGGTTTTCAATTGCCTTTGGTTGGGCTATACGAAGCCTTTCGATCATTCTGTCCAGGTGCTGCTGCGGTTTCTCAATTGCATCCCTAGACTCAAACAATGCAACATCTGAAGGAAGCCTTGACATCCTGCCGTACAAGAGATAGAAGGGGCTTAACCTGTGGAGAGGCATGGAGTTGACCTAGAGGTAAATAGGATTGGGTCAATATACTCATCCCAGGTGAGTTGGTGAGCATCCACATACATGGATATGCCTTGGATCAATGTgccattaaccctttgaaccccGGGGCCCAAGCCGCGACCCCCCAGCCACACCCTGGGCCCCCAGCCGAAAAATGCTgtaaaaagaaaacattcatttttcACTGTAAAAAATGGTTTTATGAGCCATTATACTGTAGAAAATGGTGAATAAACTGTCCTACCTTACTTATCTTGTCTTTTTCTCACTTTACCTCCAGTATTACACCTTTGAGTGCCAGTCTTTCCAACAGTTCTGATTTCCAGTTCCGATGCACAAGAATTTTTCACAGTATGAACACCAAAAGACAGTCTTTCTCCTTGGAGGCAAGTCCTTGTATGCCCTATTTGGACTTTGGAGTCTAGCCCTTCTGTGCTTCTCACTACACACAACACACCTATTATCCTGAGTAGCATGGGCAGGTCTCTCTACCACATGAAGTCCAACGTTTTGAAAACGCCTTTCCTCGTTCCCTcgtgctggccgaacagggACGGGACGAACAAAGTCTCCCACAAGAAGGTTGCATAACTTCTCAACAAACTGCAGAAATGTTTGTGTCCTCATGCCATCCCTTTGATGTGGTCTATAGAATCCAATGAGAACATAAGTATTGTAGGTGGCCCACATGAAAAACTTTATCATTAGGCGGCGAGGCCACTTGTAGTGGCGACGGCTTTTATGAAGTCTCGTCATCTGATCATTTTTGTCCGTCCCACCCATATACTTATTGTACATAACAACAGCTTTGGGGCTTGGCACTGCAACTCTCCTATGCTCTCTTGCATCATACCTTTGAACATGCTCAGGAGGGTCACTAATGAACTGTGATGTTAGAAAGTAAATGGGCCTGCTATCCCGCCATGTGATGCAAGCAACCTCACCATTGTTCTTCATGATTGATTCTCCTCGggccatttgattttttttcttgataataTCCTTTGGAAAGCCTGCCCTGTTTGTTTGTATGGTTCCCACATACCCTATCCCACACTGCCTTTTCAAGTATTGAGCAAGTTCTATCCCTGAATAGTACCTGTCACAATAAACCCTGTAGTTCTGGTCAGTGAATGGCCGAAGGAGACGGACAACAAGATTTCCTGTAACCCCCAAATTGTCAATAGCATTTGCATCATCACGGGCTCCAGTGTAGATTTCATCATTACAAATGTATCCATTCTCACTGTCACAGACCAAGAATGACTTTATTCCCCACCTGACTGGCTTATCTTTTATGTACTGTCTAATCGACAAAGAATTCTTGGTGGGAATCATCCCTTCATCCAGCGAAAGATCCTGCTCTGGTTTGTAGTAGTGTTGGAACTTTTCAAGCACTATATTGAAGATAGGCCTTGTCTTATAAATCTTGTCAGTCTTATCTAATTCAGGATCATCCTCATTTACACAGTGAAGGAATGACCAAATTGCAAGAAATCGATCACGTGTGAAGATCCTGTTGAAACCTGGGGTGATTGTTAGATCATTGTCCTTCTGCCGCCAATAATGTTCATACCTTGTCTTATGCACCAACATCTCAATAACAACCCTGCAACCAAAGAAAGCCTTCATTTCTTCCAGGGTGACAGGGTAATATGACTTTGCATAGTAATGGTCAGGCTTTGTTGCCTTCACACGGTTAGCCTGACGATTAGTTTCATCCACCAAAAGTTGCCACAGTTCTGGGGGCCAAAGTAATGAAAACCAGTCCAGAAAAGAACCTTGATCATCAGTGACATTATCAGGAATGTTCTTAGGCCCACAAGCTTCATTTGGACtaaaatcatcatcaacaaacCCTGTATTATCATCAATCCACAAATAACGAGGAGCTGCAGCACGGTTCCCCCTATTGGCAGCACCTCTGGGACGACCCCCACCTCGACGACCTCTGAGACGGCCCCTATTTTGAGCAGGCTGTGGAGGCTGTGCATTATGTACTACAGGATCGTCAGAATCACTACTACCTGCATTGGCAGCTAAATCTGGCTCAGATTCACTTTCAAAGTCACTTTCATGACGATAGTCAGAGTCAATatcgtcctcatcatcatctaaaTCTATCATGTCCCTTACCTCCTCTGCAGTCAGCCTCCTACGCATCATTTTTGGTCAAATTCCACggaaaaacttgcaaaataatCGGAAGATATCACTTGCCGAAGAGCATATGAAAGCTGATCGCGGATTGGCCGAAATCACCGCTTAAAATAGCTTTGTTTACATGATACACGTGGTGGCCGGGAAACCGGCCTGGCGGGATATAGTAGAATAAAGTCATGGCCGGGAAACAGGCCCCGcgggttcaaagggttaaacttCTCCGTGAGACCATTGCACTGAGGCCGAGAGGAAGATGTCAGGTGATGTTCAACATCCAATATCCTACACAATGATTGTACTAATTCGGACAAGAAGTTTGTGCCCCGATCGCTAAGTAAGACCTTCATGGCCCCATGACGGCAGATGATAAGGCGAAAGAGGACATCTGCTACAACTGGGGCCTCAATCGTCTTACAGGGCACTGCCTCTACCCATCGGGTCATGTGATCAGTCAGGACAATTATGAATCTATTGCCTTTCTTTGTCCTTGTGATTGGTCCCACACAGTCAATCGCCACCCTATCAAATGGGGCCTCAGCCGGGGGTAATGGCTGAAGTGGTGCCCGCCTATTTGTCTTGGGTGTCTTCCTGGTGCAACAGGACGCACATGTGCGGACGTAATGATCGATGTCAGCCAACATCCCCACCCAGTAGAACCTAGCCCTAATTTTCTGGTATGTTTTCTTAGTAGAGAAATGGCTGGACAATATGTGGTCATGGGAGGCCCAGAAAGGGCCTATGGAGATTCAGATGGCCCTGGATGCTGGGGCTTTTGAGCTTGTGCCAGAACGACCACGACACTACACAATCGATCTTTTATTCCAAGCTATTGTTGTCATGAAAAGTGGCGACAACATTTTCTGAAGCAGTGGCCGCTGCTTGCGGTTCTTCGGGGTACAAGGAATCACCCAACTGAGCAGCCTGGATAGTACTATCTAAAGTTGCCACGTTTTGTGACATAACAAAATTCTTCAGGGCTGGACGCAGGTGTAACGTTTTGGGCTGGCTACTCAGCCGGTGAGTCCTTGCCCTCCCTCAGCCCGATAGAAGAACTGAGGTGGACTTTGTGTGGGAAATGATTGAATTGTGATAAAGCCTCGTAGTCTGAAGATGAAAATGACTTGAACACTGGATGATGTGCAGATGAtacttttaatattttgagtagGAGCTCATCCAAACAGGGGTTCCTCTGTTGGTGGCTATTCCTGAACTGAGAAACCTTGCACAACCAACAGCTGGCTAGCAACGCCAAAACACATTCAAATTAAATCGTGTAGGATATGTACATGATGTAAGAGTTCGATTAGGCCTATGATTACGTCTTACAAATAGTAGGCCACATGTATGAAAACGTGCATTAATTGTGGTAATACTTTACATTGACAAATGCTTATAAAAGAACATCAGAGAATCAAGGCCAGGCAACATGCCACCCCTCAACGAACAAGACCTTGTCCTCAAGGTCAAACAAAGTCCATTTGGCAACAACGTAAGCTACTATGGTAGGGAGTGTCACTGGGTTATTCTACCTTTTTGGACAAGAAGAATAAATATAGTACACCTGATCTTAGATATAAAAAAAATGCCAATCGTCCGGTAGATGGAATGAGGGCATTTTTGGAATGGTTGAAATTTCTATAGTCACCAGTTGGCTTTAATTACCACTCAAAGAACAACTTCTTCATTAGTGGTGTACATCAACAACCTTCGTAGTCCAATCATTGATAAAAAATTCCACGTCGTCATGGGAAAAATTGTGCGGGGACAGCACATGACCATATACAGAAATCTCCCACGCAAAAGATGCATCTCCAAAAATGTGGGAACAATACTCCCGGACACAGTCATAAATGGTTGAATTCCTTCGTATGTTTAATGTCCCTCCGAGCTTAACTTTGTCGGAATGCTTATATGTCCCATCATGAGATATTGGCACAATGCAAACGTCCAATCTGGAATGGTTTTCCTCGTCTAGAGCACTCAAATCTCTTGAACTTTGAGAGCTGATGTCTGAGATTGTTCGATCACTTTCACGTGATAAAG of Lineus longissimus chromosome 17, tnLinLong1.2, whole genome shotgun sequence contains these proteins:
- the LOC135500975 gene encoding piggyBac transposable element-derived protein 4-like, which produces MMRRRLTAEEVRDMIDLDDDEDDIDSDYRHESDFESESEPDLAANAGSSDSDDPVVHNAQPPQPAQNRGRLRGRRGGGRPRGAANRGNRAAAPRYLWIDDNTGFVDDDFSPNEACGPKNIPDNVTDDQGSFLDWFSLLWPPELWQLLVDETNRQANRVKATKPDHYYAKSYYPVTLEEMKAFFGCRVVIEMLVHKTRYEHYWRQKDNDLTITPGFNRIFTRDRFLAIWSFLHCVNEDDPELDKTDKIYKTRPIFNIVLEKFQHYYKPEQDLSLDEGMIPTKNSLSIRQYIKDKPVRWGIKSFLVCDSENGYICNDEIYTGARDDANAIDNLGVTGNLVVRLLRPFTDQNYRVYCDRYYSGIELAQYLKRQCGIGYVGTIQTNRAGFPKDIIKKKNQMARGESIMKNNGEVACITWRDSRPIYFLTSQFISDPPEHVQRYDAREHRRVAVPSPKAVVMYNKYMGGTDKNDQMTRLHKSRRHYKWPRRLMIKFFMWATYNTYVLIGFYRPHQRDGMRTQTFLQFVEKLCNLLVGDFVRPVPVRPARGNEERRFQNVGLHVVERPAHATQDNRCVVCSEKHRRARLQSPNRAYKDLPPRRKTVFWCSYCEKFLCIGTGNQNCWKDWHSKV